A stretch of the Asticcacaulis sp. ZE23SCel15 genome encodes the following:
- a CDS encoding TonB-dependent receptor yields MRTMTSYRGGKFFNKVLLTGTSLALLGTALPALAQNDAPPADEPEEILEIVVTAQKREQSLQDVPIVVTTLSAKLLQDAGVRDIKDMQVLTPGLTVTSTQNESLTTARIRGVGTVGDNPGMELSVGVVIDGVYRPRNGVGFGDLGELERIEVLKGPQGTLFGKNTSAGVINIISKKPSNVFGAEAEATVGNYDARGFSAAVTGPIAGEEVLGRLYVAKRERGGYYDVVTGDGPRTTTEDATQDFQTVRGQLLFLPNEDLSIRVIGDWSSREERCCVTVQTRTGPTGALINALTAGGQGIDLTASPEDMTAYANRDTRQFIDDKGISIETNLKLAFLDSTLTSVTGIRNWKNVNGQDIDYTGADILYRRDNGDFSAEFKTFSQELRLAGSTAKLNWLIGAFYAEEDLDRMDSYVYGTKYAAYISALLSQQIPGTTPSNVLPLLTGRAAGTNFVAGQGALDHYTQSARSFALFTNNSYQVTDALELTLGLRYTAETKEMTGVYTNSDLGATCGAAIARSGLGGGTPTGIWALIPAGSRPTVLGGLCAFWANPAFNNRQVADEQEEKEWSGTFKGAYRWNDNIMTYASYARGYKGGGFNLDRALTGLTPNSSLYFPAETVDSYELGVKTSLFDKKVLFNLTAFDQTFNDFQLNTFLGTAFVVESIPELTSKGWDADVYWSTPIRGLSFQGGIAYADTKYADFVAADLNNPGSFAQLSLLPGAQMSFAPKWTSSGSMTYTRNVAGLRWLANLSAKHTSSYNTGSDLIPFKMQESFTLLNGRIGIGSEDSRWMVEIWGQNLTDESYKQVVINAPLQGTGFQSTLQSNGTFYNRGLDSNTYDAFMGAPKTYGITLRVKY; encoded by the coding sequence ATGCGTACCATGACATCTTATCGCGGCGGCAAATTTTTTAACAAAGTCTTACTGACCGGCACTTCGCTGGCCCTGCTGGGGACGGCCCTGCCGGCTCTGGCGCAAAACGACGCCCCGCCCGCAGATGAGCCGGAGGAAATCTTAGAGATCGTCGTCACCGCCCAAAAGCGTGAGCAATCGCTGCAGGATGTGCCGATCGTGGTCACGACCCTGTCGGCCAAGCTACTGCAGGATGCCGGTGTGCGCGACATCAAGGACATGCAGGTCTTGACCCCCGGTCTGACCGTGACCTCGACCCAGAATGAGAGCCTGACCACCGCCCGTATCCGCGGCGTCGGCACGGTCGGTGACAATCCCGGTATGGAATTGTCTGTCGGCGTGGTCATTGACGGCGTTTACCGCCCCCGCAACGGCGTCGGCTTTGGGGACCTCGGCGAACTGGAACGCATCGAAGTCCTGAAAGGCCCGCAAGGCACCCTGTTCGGTAAAAACACCTCGGCCGGTGTGATCAACATCATCTCCAAAAAGCCCTCTAACGTCTTCGGCGCCGAAGCCGAAGCCACGGTTGGCAATTATGACGCGCGCGGCTTTTCCGCCGCTGTCACCGGCCCGATTGCGGGCGAGGAAGTTTTGGGCCGTCTCTATGTCGCCAAGCGCGAACGCGGCGGCTATTACGATGTCGTCACCGGCGACGGGCCACGCACCACAACCGAAGACGCCACCCAGGATTTTCAGACCGTGCGCGGGCAGTTGCTGTTCCTGCCGAACGAAGACCTGAGCATCCGCGTCATCGGTGATTGGTCCAGCCGTGAGGAACGCTGCTGCGTGACGGTGCAGACCCGTACCGGCCCGACTGGTGCGCTTATCAACGCCCTGACCGCCGGGGGGCAGGGCATCGACCTGACCGCCAGCCCCGAAGACATGACCGCCTATGCCAACCGCGATACCCGTCAGTTCATTGATGACAAGGGCATCTCGATTGAGACCAATCTAAAACTAGCCTTTCTGGATTCGACCCTGACGTCGGTCACCGGCATCCGTAACTGGAAAAACGTCAACGGTCAGGACATCGACTATACCGGCGCGGATATTCTCTACCGCCGCGACAACGGTGATTTCTCCGCTGAGTTCAAAACCTTCTCGCAGGAACTGCGTCTGGCCGGATCGACCGCTAAACTCAACTGGCTGATCGGCGCCTTTTACGCCGAAGAAGACCTCGACCGGATGGATTCGTATGTTTACGGCACCAAGTACGCCGCCTACATCAGCGCTTTGTTATCCCAGCAAATTCCGGGCACAACCCCGTCAAACGTCCTGCCCCTCCTGACAGGCCGCGCCGCCGGAACCAATTTTGTCGCCGGACAAGGCGCGCTCGATCACTATACCCAAAGCGCCAGGTCGTTCGCCCTGTTCACCAACAATAGCTATCAGGTAACCGATGCGCTTGAGTTGACTCTGGGCCTGCGCTACACGGCTGAAACCAAAGAGATGACAGGCGTTTACACCAACTCAGATTTAGGCGCGACCTGTGGCGCGGCCATTGCCCGCTCTGGCTTAGGCGGCGGCACACCGACCGGCATCTGGGCGCTGATACCCGCCGGCTCACGCCCGACGGTCTTAGGTGGCCTGTGCGCCTTCTGGGCCAATCCGGCATTTAATAACCGTCAGGTCGCCGACGAACAGGAAGAAAAAGAATGGTCAGGCACCTTTAAGGGCGCCTACCGCTGGAACGACAACATCATGACCTACGCGTCCTATGCGCGCGGGTACAAAGGCGGTGGGTTCAACCTTGACCGGGCGCTGACGGGCCTTACGCCCAATTCATCGCTCTATTTCCCGGCGGAAACGGTTGATAGCTACGAACTGGGGGTCAAGACGTCCCTGTTCGACAAAAAAGTGCTGTTCAACCTGACCGCCTTTGATCAGACCTTCAACGACTTCCAGCTCAACACATTCTTAGGCACGGCCTTTGTGGTCGAATCCATCCCTGAACTGACCTCAAAGGGCTGGGACGCCGATGTGTACTGGTCGACACCGATACGGGGCTTGAGCTTCCAGGGCGGCATCGCCTATGCCGACACAAAGTATGCCGACTTTGTCGCCGCAGACCTGAACAATCCGGGCAGTTTTGCCCAGTTGTCCCTGCTGCCGGGTGCCCAGATGTCGTTCGCGCCCAAGTGGACCTCATCCGGGTCGATGACCTATACCCGCAATGTGGCGGGCCTACGCTGGCTGGCCAACCTGTCGGCCAAGCATACCTCCAGCTACAATACCGGCTCCGACCTGATCCCGTTCAAGATGCAGGAATCCTTTACTCTGCTCAATGGCCGGATTGGGATCGGGTCTGAGGATTCGCGCTGGATGGTCGAAATCTGGGGCCAGAACCTGACCGACGAGAGCTATAAGCAGGTGGTGATCAATGCTCCCCTGCAAGGCACAGGCTTCCAATCGACGCTTCAATCAAACGGTACCTTCTATAATCGCGGTTTGGATTCCAACACCTATGACGCCTTTATGGGCGCGCCCAAGACCTATGGCATCACCCTGCGCGTCAAGTATTAG
- a CDS encoding hybrid sensor histidine kinase/response regulator, with product MSPHDQPLTTQFPAVDEAVILDYGLRAQARMLPYALGFFGVGLPPYLWAASYFMPPAFIVLSLTLFAVNWGFFHYLRAKSRALLTPEDQVPPKAFLARRMIYQGASGALWVAGLMILSYVAALSGHNAHIFLLICAGAAVGIIFFCTPVLRFLLTLGPLAAAGPVIALKSVPGGQDLSNLAIGGMALALALGFILNRHLREHYQLAHDQLRLARERNAAVDTSESLSASKIALMHTLSDELRTGLKGLSASLHTGLTQASRAPAIRQHIYSALNEAQHLENMLVTTLDNDTAEQGLMQITPEALDIDAICVRVIEDFSAQATAKGLELALNLEAIPHKGAVMADGARVTQILSHLVSNAIAYTARGRVELKVSMTTEDVLRVDVLDTGPGLDTDELDQAFKAHTRIARTAAGHSGAGLGLSLSKRLIAMMGGRIGADSTVGLGSKFWVELVFDREARRPVKPDTAPPAVAAEMRSGLRVLLLSNDSLRSAQLRDSLERLGHKCLTSTTRERALSLAGKAELDACLIATGPLNEVADADGRETLEAFLYRLRTSQSEAAIQILALLPQGDHADTLRDMGVKPLILPQSEADLNRALSA from the coding sequence ATGTCACCCCACGATCAGCCTTTGACGACTCAGTTTCCCGCCGTCGATGAGGCCGTTATCCTCGATTACGGCCTGCGGGCACAGGCGCGTATGCTGCCCTATGCGTTGGGGTTCTTTGGTGTGGGTTTGCCGCCGTATCTGTGGGCGGCGTCCTATTTCATGCCCCCGGCCTTTATCGTGCTGAGCCTGACCCTGTTTGCCGTCAACTGGGGGTTTTTCCATTATCTGCGCGCCAAGTCCCGCGCCCTGCTAACACCCGAAGATCAGGTGCCGCCGAAAGCCTTTCTGGCGCGCCGCATGATCTATCAGGGTGCCAGCGGCGCCTTATGGGTCGCAGGCCTGATGATCCTCAGCTATGTGGCGGCCCTGTCTGGCCACAATGCCCATATTTTTCTGCTGATCTGTGCGGGGGCTGCCGTCGGTATCATCTTCTTTTGCACGCCGGTGCTGCGGTTCCTGCTGACCCTTGGGCCGCTGGCGGCCGCGGGCCCTGTGATTGCGCTCAAATCCGTGCCGGGCGGTCAGGACCTGAGCAATCTGGCCATAGGCGGCATGGCGCTGGCTCTGGCGCTGGGGTTCATTCTCAATCGCCATTTGCGGGAGCATTACCAACTGGCCCACGATCAGTTGCGCCTAGCCAGAGAACGCAACGCCGCCGTCGATACCTCTGAGAGCTTAAGCGCCAGCAAGATCGCCCTGATGCACACCTTGTCGGATGAACTGCGCACCGGTTTAAAAGGGCTAAGCGCCAGCCTGCACACCGGCCTTACACAGGCCAGCCGCGCCCCGGCCATTCGCCAGCACATCTATTCGGCGCTAAACGAGGCCCAGCATCTGGAAAACATGCTGGTGACCACCCTCGATAATGACACGGCGGAGCAAGGGCTGATGCAGATCACCCCCGAAGCGCTCGATATCGACGCCATCTGCGTGCGGGTCATTGAGGATTTCAGCGCTCAGGCCACCGCCAAAGGCCTCGAACTGGCGCTGAATCTTGAGGCCATACCGCATAAGGGCGCGGTCATGGCCGATGGGGCGCGGGTTACCCAGATCCTGTCCCACCTTGTCTCCAACGCCATTGCCTATACGGCGCGCGGGCGGGTGGAGTTGAAGGTGTCCATGACGACGGAAGATGTGCTGCGGGTCGACGTCCTTGATACCGGCCCCGGTCTTGATACTGACGAACTGGATCAGGCCTTCAAAGCCCACACCCGCATTGCCCGCACCGCCGCCGGTCATTCCGGTGCCGGACTGGGCTTAAGCTTGTCAAAGCGGCTGATTGCCATGATGGGCGGTCGTATCGGCGCCGACAGCACGGTCGGCCTTGGGTCCAAGTTCTGGGTCGAACTGGTCTTTGATCGTGAGGCTCGTCGCCCCGTAAAACCTGACACGGCACCGCCTGCTGTGGCTGCAGAGATGCGCAGCGGCCTGCGGGTTCTGCTTTTGTCCAATGACAGCTTAAGATCGGCTCAGTTGCGCGACAGCCTTGAGCGGCTGGGCCATAAATGCCTGACCTCCACCACCCGCGAGCGCGCGCTCAGTCTGGCGGGTAAGGCCGAACTGGACGCCTGCCTGATCGCCACCGGCCCGTTGAACGAAGTCGCCGACGCCGATGGCCGCGAAACGCTTGAGGCCTTTTTATATCGTCTGCGCACCAGTCAGTCAGAGGCGGCCATACAGATACTGGCACTTTTGCCGCAAGGCGATCACGCTGATACTTTGCGTGACATGGGCGTAAAACCGCTGATACTGCCGCAAAGCGAAGCCGACCTGAACCGCGCCCTGTCGGCCTGA
- a CDS encoding DUF2336 domain-containing protein, translated as MMTSKLVLSDEDLKRLVKSDNADDRAVAAHKICRVMERQVVSEAEREAAHEIIRLMAHDAAELVRRALSVTMRTSELLPHDVAMKLAQDVVSVAVPVLHYSPVFSDDDLRAVIEAGNPARQIAIAKRDTLSEVVTGALATHGVEEAVVIACANDNARFDEGGFGQVMDRFGEFEIMQSVLVHRQALPVTVTEKLVHLVSGALREQLVARHAVTPETAARISEAVQERATLDMAGRSPNAHDPKTLARHLVDFGRMTPSLMLRALVRGQMTFFEYALAELSGVPHERTWLMIHDAGSLGLRAIYDRAGLPGGMFATFKAAVETYHDLKAEQGHLDPIRLQERLIERFLTQTPTASREDIAYLMERLDFDHKGHSWANLPKGEAEAKSEFEAA; from the coding sequence ATGATGACCTCAAAACTGGTTTTGTCCGACGAAGACCTTAAGCGTCTGGTGAAAAGTGATAATGCCGACGACCGCGCCGTGGCGGCCCATAAGATCTGCCGGGTAATGGAGCGTCAGGTGGTCAGTGAGGCTGAACGCGAAGCCGCTCATGAAATCATCCGGCTGATGGCCCATGATGCCGCCGAACTGGTCCGGCGCGCTCTGTCTGTGACCATGCGCACCTCCGAGTTGCTGCCGCACGACGTGGCCATGAAGCTGGCTCAGGACGTGGTGTCGGTGGCCGTGCCGGTTTTGCATTATTCGCCGGTCTTCAGCGACGACGATCTGCGCGCGGTCATCGAAGCCGGTAATCCGGCACGTCAGATTGCGATTGCCAAACGTGACACCTTATCCGAAGTCGTCACCGGTGCCTTAGCGACCCACGGCGTCGAAGAGGCGGTGGTGATTGCCTGCGCCAACGACAATGCCCGCTTTGATGAGGGCGGTTTTGGGCAGGTGATGGACCGTTTTGGTGAGTTTGAGATCATGCAATCGGTGCTGGTTCACCGTCAGGCCCTGCCGGTGACGGTCACGGAAAAGCTGGTGCATCTGGTTAGCGGCGCCTTGCGCGAACAACTGGTGGCCCGCCATGCGGTGACACCGGAGACGGCGGCGCGCATCTCCGAGGCGGTGCAGGAGCGCGCGACCCTCGACATGGCCGGCCGCAGCCCTAATGCCCATGATCCCAAGACGCTGGCGCGCCATCTGGTCGATTTCGGCCGCATGACGCCATCGCTCATGCTCAGGGCACTTGTACGCGGGCAGATGACCTTCTTTGAATATGCTCTGGCGGAGCTATCCGGTGTGCCGCATGAGCGCACCTGGCTGATGATCCATGATGCCGGGTCGCTGGGCTTACGGGCTATATATGACCGGGCCGGCTTACCCGGTGGCATGTTCGCAACCTTTAAGGCGGCGGTCGAGACCTATCACGACCTTAAGGCCGAGCAGGGACATCTCGACCCCATCCGCTTGCAGGAACGCCTGATTGAGCGCTTCCTGACCCAGACCCCAACGGCGTCGCGCGAAGATATCGCCTATCTGATGGAGCGTCTGGATTTTGACCACAAAGGCCATTCATGGGCCAACCTGCCCAAGGGTGAGGCAGAGGCGAAGTCAGAATTTGAAGCGGCTTAA
- a CDS encoding Hpt domain-containing protein: MSEKAQIIQVPNTLRAKVGGKMGALDQAAIAKAEAAIADLSSNFGEWLLDEVKKIEAAQAEIKASGFTPANADKLYFHCHDLKGLGTTYGYPLVTRIAGSLCKMMDDEAIRLQAPRVLIDAHLDAIRAAVRDSIKEDTHPVGKILADTLEARVKEHLNAIGHKE; encoded by the coding sequence TCAAATCATTCAGGTTCCCAACACCTTACGCGCCAAGGTCGGCGGCAAGATGGGCGCCCTTGATCAGGCCGCTATCGCCAAGGCCGAAGCCGCTATTGCTGACCTGTCGTCCAATTTCGGGGAATGGCTGCTGGACGAAGTCAAGAAAATCGAAGCCGCTCAGGCCGAGATCAAGGCCAGCGGCTTCACGCCTGCCAATGCCGATAAACTCTATTTCCACTGCCACGACCTGAAAGGGCTTGGGACGACCTACGGCTATCCGCTGGTGACCCGCATCGCCGGATCGCTGTGTAAGATGATGGATGACGAAGCCATCCGCCTGCAAGCGCCGCGCGTCCTGATCGACGCTCACCTTGACGCCATCCGCGCCGCCGTGCGTGACAGCATCAAGGAAGACACCCACCCGGTCGGCAAGATTCTGGCCGACACGCTGGAGGCCCGCGTCAAAGAACACCTCAACGCCATTGGTCACAAAGAATAG